A portion of the Anaerolineae bacterium genome contains these proteins:
- a CDS encoding sigma-54 dependent transcriptional regulator, whose translation MAKILVVDDDQGMREFLEILLAREGYKVTSVSGGKEALGLCKKHKFDLAITDLKMPKVDGIDVLKTIKEISPETMVILITAFASGETAVAAMKEGAYDYLEKNFDVEDLKAVIKEALSKKGIKEEDAVFMKDVEDGLSFGNMIGKSKGMLKVYSLVKKVADTAANILITGESGTGKELVAMAIHENSSRKDESFVVINCGGIPENLLESELFGYMKGSFSGATADKVGLFEVAHKGTIFLDEIGELPPFLQVKLLRVVQEKTFRRIGGTEDIKVDVRIISATNQNLEQQVKNGGFREDLYYRLNVIPLKIPPLRERNEDIPLLASYFIEKYSKEFKKEIKKISPYALQLLMQHPFPGNVRELENIIERSVALEATNIILPENLVMPEDSGQGQDNALNIDIPEEGIDLNEELVKVERLLIKKALQKANSSKTKAAKLLNISFDSLRYRLEKLDG comes from the coding sequence ATGGCGAAGATTCTTGTTGTTGATGATGATCAGGGCATGAGAGAATTTTTAGAGATATTGCTTGCCAGAGAAGGATACAAGGTTACCTCTGTTTCAGGAGGCAAAGAGGCGCTTGGCCTCTGCAAAAAACATAAATTTGACCTGGCAATTACTGATTTGAAGATGCCTAAAGTCGATGGAATCGATGTTTTGAAAACTATCAAGGAGATTTCACCGGAAACAATGGTCATATTAATAACAGCTTTTGCTTCAGGGGAAACAGCCGTTGCCGCAATGAAGGAGGGCGCATACGACTATCTTGAGAAGAATTTTGATGTTGAGGACCTCAAGGCTGTGATAAAGGAAGCGCTCAGCAAAAAGGGTATTAAAGAGGAAGACGCGGTTTTTATGAAGGATGTGGAGGACGGTCTTTCCTTTGGAAATATGATTGGGAAAAGCAAGGGGATGCTAAAGGTCTATTCACTTGTTAAAAAAGTGGCGGATACTGCCGCCAACATTCTTATTACCGGCGAAAGCGGCACAGGCAAAGAGCTGGTAGCCATGGCCATTCATGAAAACAGTTCCAGAAAAGATGAATCATTTGTTGTTATAAACTGCGGGGGCATACCGGAAAACCTCCTTGAAAGCGAACTGTTCGGTTATATGAAGGGATCATTCAGTGGAGCTACTGCTGATAAGGTCGGTCTTTTTGAGGTTGCCCACAAGGGAACGATTTTTCTTGACGAGATTGGCGAACTGCCGCCGTTTCTTCAGGTAAAACTTCTTCGGGTGGTTCAGGAAAAAACCTTCAGAAGGATAGGCGGGACAGAAGATATCAAGGTGGATGTAAGGATTATATCCGCAACAAATCAGAATCTGGAGCAACAGGTTAAAAATGGTGGTTTTAGGGAAGATTTATATTACAGGCTTAATGTAATCCCCTTAAAAATCCCGCCGTTAAGGGAAAGGAATGAAGACATTCCTCTGCTGGCGAGCTATTTTATAGAAAAGTATTCAAAAGAATTTAAAAAGGAGATTAAAAAGATCTCTCCTTATGCGCTTCAGCTTCTTATGCAGCATCCTTTTCCCGGAAATGTAAGGGAGCTGGAAAATATTATTGAAAGAAGTGTGGCGCTTGAGGCTACTAATATAATCCTGCCGGAAAACCTTGTTATGCCCGAAGACAGCGGACAGGGTCAGGATAATGCTTTAAATATCGATATCCCTGAGGAAGGCATTGATCTTAATGAGGAGCTGGTAAAGGTCGAGAGGCTTTTGATAAAGAAAGCTCTTCAAAAGGCAAATAGTTCAAAAACAAAGGCCGCTAAACTTCTTAATATAAGTTTTGATTCACTGCGCTACCGGCTTGAAAAACTGGATGGTTAG
- a CDS encoding ATP-binding protein yields the protein MEDNPLKRRLGWLIFFRVVIATFMLGIATFIRIKAAGSSSQTAFVPVYLIVALTYLFSFACLFIPRIIKNIRVNIYLQSILDLSLITGLVYVTGGTESIYSIFYPLVIIYSTLFLAGRGGLISASVSSIFYGLLLDLEYYGFIQPVYQWGYDYDFDAGYVFSRIFVHIISFYIIALLTSFAVKQEKKTRELLTEKQSAFDQLDLLHKSIIESVNTGILTVDLHGNIKSFNTEAERITDFLCSEIINKKIDDVFPVLSKILNNKGQWKNGRRFEVADSGKILGCSVSPLVDGNREKIGDILIFQDLTVIKAMEAQIEKNKRLVFVGEMAASLAHEIRNPLASISGPIQMLSKGLKLDQTDRRLMQIVLRGKDRLEGFVKDFLLLARPKQSERKDIDVKTIIDDVLESIHFSPEWDEHIEVIKNLCDQANIYANKAEIRQVIWNLILNAVQAMPEKGILKIETRQVLNDGEKYLEILISDNGFGIEAKNQDKVFEPFYTTKENGTGLGMAIANRIVESHMGKITIKSKPGKGTDCIVLLPQEETLDGEDSCC from the coding sequence TTGGAAGATAATCCTCTGAAAAGAAGACTTGGGTGGTTGATATTTTTCAGGGTTGTAATTGCAACCTTCATGCTCGGCATTGCAACCTTTATACGGATTAAAGCAGCAGGATCATCTTCGCAGACAGCGTTTGTGCCGGTATATTTAATTGTAGCATTAACGTATCTTTTCTCTTTTGCCTGCCTTTTTATTCCAAGGATAATAAAAAACATCAGGGTAAACATATACCTGCAAAGCATTTTAGACCTTTCGCTGATAACAGGGCTTGTATATGTAACAGGCGGAACCGAGAGCATCTATTCCATCTTTTATCCCCTGGTCATTATCTATTCAACCCTCTTTCTGGCAGGCAGAGGAGGGTTGATATCAGCTTCTGTCAGCAGTATATTTTACGGTCTGCTGCTTGATCTCGAGTATTACGGTTTTATTCAACCGGTATATCAATGGGGTTATGATTACGACTTTGATGCCGGTTATGTGTTTTCGAGAATTTTTGTCCACATTATATCTTTTTATATTATCGCGTTGCTGACAAGTTTTGCCGTTAAACAGGAAAAAAAGACCAGAGAACTTCTAACGGAAAAGCAAAGCGCTTTTGATCAGCTTGACCTGCTGCATAAAAGTATAATCGAGTCTGTAAATACAGGTATTTTAACAGTCGATCTCCATGGAAATATAAAATCCTTTAACACCGAAGCTGAAAGGATCACCGATTTTTTGTGTTCCGAAATTATAAACAAAAAAATCGATGATGTCTTTCCTGTTCTTTCAAAAATATTGAATAACAAAGGTCAATGGAAGAACGGTCGCAGATTTGAAGTTGCGGATTCAGGAAAGATACTGGGTTGTTCTGTTTCCCCACTTGTTGACGGCAACAGAGAAAAAATAGGTGACATTCTGATCTTTCAGGATTTGACGGTTATTAAAGCAATGGAAGCTCAGATTGAAAAAAACAAAAGACTTGTATTTGTTGGTGAAATGGCCGCCAGCCTTGCCCATGAAATAAGAAACCCTCTTGCATCAATCAGCGGGCCGATTCAGATGTTGAGCAAAGGTTTAAAGCTGGACCAAACAGACAGAAGGCTTATGCAGATAGTTTTAAGAGGAAAGGATCGGCTTGAAGGCTTTGTTAAAGACTTCCTTCTTCTGGCGCGACCCAAGCAGTCTGAGCGAAAAGATATTGACGTTAAAACTATTATAGATGATGTCCTTGAATCTATTCACTTTAGCCCCGAATGGGACGAACATATCGAAGTAATTAAAAATTTATGCGATCAGGCCAATATATATGCAAACAAGGCGGAGATAAGACAGGTAATCTGGAACCTGATTTTAAATGCTGTTCAGGCGATGCCTGAGAAAGGCATACTGAAAATAGAAACCAGGCAGGTTCTTAATGACGGGGAAAAATATCTTGAGATACTTATAAGCGATAATGGCTTTGGGATCGAAGCAAAAAATCAAGACAAAGTATTTGAACCTTTTTACACAACAAAGGAAAACGGCACAGGCCTTGGAATGGCAATTGCAAACAGGATTGTGGAAAGCCACATGGGCAAGATCACAATCAAAAGCAAACCAGGAAAAGGCACGGATTGTATAGTTTTGCTGCCGCAAGAGGAGACCTTAGATGGCGAAGATTCTTGTTGTTGA